The following coding sequences lie in one Arachis ipaensis cultivar K30076 chromosome B05, Araip1.1, whole genome shotgun sequence genomic window:
- the LOC107643473 gene encoding formin-like protein 4, with translation MDKLSIIINGKNRRRRRSRRKSALKFLVLGFRKPCDECNLIHASFSNVMALKNAVLLLSLLFVSHIFFIQTCYSQTNFDPQNIETFYPIETPEEPPLPTTNPEESPPSSPSPSPSSNSKVAKAVAATAACTLAVCGIVFFLGLRCFRAKKRIDITNTTTTTMAASSATHRDYRNVVVPLPQPRPQPQVSVYERMEGNIKGLIVDENGLDVVYWKRLQDGKNSKEVLGKSHKNKEESDHEGYYDQRTQPESNVQETPLLRGLSSNSSHLNIFPVEPYTIMKIPPPHPPPPINGFDKLDFVSHSQPKPPSISSSSTPTPLSPSTPRIQDRKSSAPTLPPPPPPPPPIPKSQAVPPACPPPVPERKSQAPPPQPPPLPPITGRKSQAPPPPPPPIPSRKGPPKGGNPKSSSKPPPTPIEAPSYLRKGKSKDEDMQETGNRQVKLKPLHWDKVNANLDHSMVWDKIDRGSFRVDDDLMEALFGYVVNHNTPKANDSGSPSKGSSASAPSTKASTLLDPRKSQNTAIVLKSLAISRKEVIDALLDGHGLNIDTIEKLSRVAPTEEEQSLILQYRGDPENLPAAESFLYHTLKAVPSVFKRLNAMLFRLNYDAEIVEIKEFLQTLELGCKELRNQGVFLKLLEAVLKAGNRMNAGTHRGNAQAFNLASLRKLSDVKSTDGKTTLLHFVVEEVVRSEGKRAVLNRDYSMSRSSSRSRSSSSISSGNTENSVSDEQRKREYIILGLPIVGGVSSEFSNVKKATLTDYKSFVGSISALSARIAEIRQLVLKCGGNDKGGNFAREMNRFLSEAEEEVKLVSEEHGRVMQLVKKTTAYYQGGGAWKESEQPLQLFEIVKDFLGMVDQACIEIARNMQKRKGTK, from the exons ATGGACAAACTTTCAATTATAATCAACGGAAagaacagaagaagaagaagaagtagaagaaaaagTGCATTAAAATTTCTTGTCTTAGGATTTAGAAAACCGTGTGATGAATGTAATCTAATCCATGCTTCATTCTCTAATGTTATGGCTCTGAAGAATGCTGTGCTTCTTCTGAGCCTTCTCTTTGtttcacatattttttttatacaaacaTGTTATTCCCAAACCAATTTTGATCCTCAGAACATTGAGACTTTCTATCCAATTGAAACACCAGAAGAACCACCATTACCAACAACAAATCCAGAAGAATCACCGCCATCATCGCCATCTCCATCACCATCATCAAACAGTAAAGTAGCAAAGGCTGTAGCTGCAACTGCAGCATGCACACTAGCTGTTTGTGGAATTGTGTTCTTCTTAGGTCTAAGGTGCTTCAGAGCAAAGAAGAGAATTGACATAACCAACACTACTACAACAACCATGGCTGCTTCTTCTGCAACACACAGAGATTATAGGAATGTTGTGGTGCCTCTGCCTCAGCCTCGACCTCAACCTCAGGTGAGTGTGTATGAGAGAATGGAAGGTAACATAAAAGGGCTGATTGTTGATGAGAATGGTTTGGATGTTGTATATTGGAAAAGGCTTCAAGATGGTAAGAACTCAAAAGAGGTATTGGGtaaaagtcacaaaaacaaagaaGAAAGCGATCACGAAGGATATTATGATCAAAGGACACAACCTGAATCTAATGTTCAAGAAACTCCTTTGCTAAGAGGGTTATCTTCAAATTCTTCACATTTGAATATATTTCCTGTAGAACCATACACTATTATGAAGATTCCACcacctcatcctcctcctccaaTTAATGGTTTTGATAAACTTGATTTTGTTAGCCATTCACAACCAAAACCACCCTCCATTTCTTCATCATCAACTCCTACACCACTTTCACCTTCCACTCCAAGAATCCAAGATAGAAAAAGTTCAGCACCTACACTGCCGCCACCTCCACCACCTCCGCCACCAATTCCAAAGAGCCAAGCAGTGCCACCAGCATGTCCTCCACCAGTACCAGAAAGAAAGAGCCAAGCACCTCCACCACAACCACCTCCTCTTCCACCAATTACTGGTAGAAAGAGCCAAGCCCCGCCACCGCCGCCTCCACCGATTCCTTCTAGAAAGGGGCCACCAAAGGGAGGAAATCCAAAGTCATCATCAAAACCACCTCCTACCCCTATTGAAGCACCATCATACTTGAGAAAAGGCAAATCTAAAGATGAAGATATGCAAGAAACCGGCAATCGTCAAGTGAAACTGAAGCCTCTGCATTGGGAtaaagtcaatgctaatcttgaTCACTCCATGGTTTGGGACAAAATTGACCGTGGCTCCTTCAG GGTCGATGACGATCTTATGGAAGCTCTCTTTGGCTATGTTGTTAACCACAACACCCCAAAAGCGAATGATTCAGGGAGTCCAAGCAAGGGTTCCTCTGCCTCAGCTCCATCAACAAAGGCATCCACCCTTCTTGACCCAAGAAAATCACAGAACACTGCCATTGTGTTGAAATCTCTTGCAATATCAAGAAAAGAAGTCATTGATGCACTCCTTGATGGTCATGGCCTCAACATAGACACCATTGAAAAGCTTTCTAGAGTTGCTCCAACAGAAGAAGAGCAATCTCTAATACTCCAATACAGAGGAGATCCTGAAAACCTTCCTGCAGCGGAGTCCTTCCTGTATCATACTCTCAAAGCTGTTCCTTCGGTGTTTAAGCGCTTGAATGCCATGCTGTTCAGGCTGAACTATGATGCCGAGATTGTCGAAATCAAGGAGTTTCTGCAGACACTTGAGTTGGGATGTAAGGAGCTTAGGAACCAAGGAGTGTTCCTGAAGCTTCTTGAAGCAGTGCTCAAGGCCGGAAATCGCATGAATGCAGGTACTCATAGAGGTAATGCTCAAGCTTTCAACTTGGCTTCTCTTAGGAAACTTTCTGATGTGAAGAGCACCGATGGAAAAACCACATTGCTTCACTTTGTGGTTGAGGAAGTGGTCCGATCTGAAGGCAAACGTGCTGTTCTCAATCGAGACTACAGCATGAGCCGAAGTAGCAGCAGAAGTAGAAGTAGCAGCAGTATTAGCAGTGGAAACACTGAGAATTCTGTTTcagatgaacaaagaaaaagggaatacatAATACTAGGATTGCCAATTGTTGGAGGGGTCAGTTCTGAGTTCTCCAATGTAAAGAAAGCAACACTAACAGATTACAAAAGTTTTGTTGGTTCAATCTCAGCACTTTCAGCAAGGATAGCTGAGATTCGACAACTCGTTTTGAAGTGTGGAGGAAATGATAAAGGAGGGAATTTTGCAAGAGAAATGAACCGTTTTCTATCAGAAGCCGAGGAAGAAGTGAAATTGGTGAGTGAAGAACATGGAAGGGTGATGCAGCTTGTGAAGAAAACAACAGCTTATTATCAAGGAGGAGGGGCATGGAAAGAGAGTGAACAACCACTTCAACTGTTTGAGATAGTGAAGGATTTTCTGGGAATGGTTGATCAAGCATGCATTGAGATTGCTCGTAACATGCAGAAGAGGAAGGGCACAAAGTAG
- the LOC107643472 gene encoding protein WVD2-like 7 (The sequence of the model RefSeq protein was modified relative to this genomic sequence to represent the inferred CDS: added 37 bases not found in genome assembly): MGETSASNDGLQASVSLGRFENDSLSWERWSSFSPNKYMEEVEKCATPGSVAQKKAYFEAHYKKIAARKAELLAQEKQNGEGSSGSEDQNGMHITGENSGAGAVFDVLKKPGYVEVVKIESSSVDEISRSYIVSRDYVSSSAKAENEELKTRSHSSQLTDKAEEVVSTKQEESIDAEVEDVKEILHVVYNVKETGNATEVEVKELTLDHTKDVEAKHLTLDHPREYKVTPIKRESNVAKTKKTSMQPTPKISQISTPRSSSSKPTLTQTKLPASSSSTKNADSPSLSRKQITSSGQSRKVANKSLHMSMSLGLSNHDPAPHSTVGKSLIMQKMGDKDIVRRAFKTFQNNYNQPKLSGEDRSLVKRQVPARGTKPKVSTSTASQKENGQPTKVESIDRRSANSVRATSVLRRDVRAEKGKEEEK, translated from the exons ATGGGAGAAACATCAGCTTCCAATGATGGCTTGCAAGCTTCTGTTTCATTGGGTAGATTTGAGAATGATTCATTGTCCTGGGAGAGATGGTCTTCTTTCTCTCCAAACAAGTACATGGAGGAGGTTGAGAAGTGTGCCACACCTGGATCAGTGGCACAGAAAAAAGCCTACTTTGAAGCTCATTACAAGAAGATTGCTGCCCGCAAAGCCGAATTGCTTGCACAAGAGAAGCAAAATGGGGAAGGTTCTTCCGGATCAGAAGATCAAAATGGTATGCATATCACTGGCGAAAATTCCGGTGCTGGTGCAGTCTTTGATGTTTTGAAAAAACCAGGTTATGTTGAAGTGGTTAAGATAGAATCTAGTTCTGTTGATGAGATTAGTAGGAGCTACATAGTTTCTAGAGATTATGTAAGTTCTTCAGCCAAGGCAGAGAATGAAGAACTGAAAACCAGATCACATAGTTCGCAGTTGACAGATAAGGCTGAAGAAGTTGTCAGCACGAAACAAGAAGAAAGTATTGATGCTGAAGTTGAAGATGTGAAGGAAATTTTGCATGTCGTGTACAATGTCAAGGAGACAGGAAATGCCACAGAAGTTGAAGTAAAAGAACTGACACTGGATCATACTAAGGATGTTGAAGCAAAGCATCTGACATTGGATCATCCTAGGGAATATAAG GTTACCCCCATAAAAAGGGAAAGCAATGTGGCCAAGACAAAGAAGACATCAATGCAACCTACACCTAAGATATCCCAAATTTCAACACCAAGAAGTTCAAGTTCAAAGCCTACATTAACTCAAACAAAGCTACCAGCATCCAGTTCTTCTACTAAAAATGCAGATTCTCCATCTTTATCAAGGAAGCAAATTACTTCAAGTGGCCAGAGCAGAAAAGTTGCTAACAAATCCCTGCACATGTCCATGAGCTTGGGACTAAGTAATCATGATCCGGCTCCTCATAGTACAGTGGGGAAATCTTTAATAATGCAGAAAATGGGAGATAAGGACATAGTGAGACGAGCATTTAAGACATTCCAGAACAATTACAACCAGCCAAAATTATCTGGTGAAGACAGATCCTTGGTGAAAAGACAG GTTCCTGCAAGGGGGACAAAGCCAAAGGTTTCTACCTCTACAGCTTCACAGAAAGAAAATGGACA GCCAACAAAGGTTGAGAGTATTGATAGAAGAAGTGCAAATTCTGTACGAGCTACTTCAGTTCTGAGAAG